GAAGCTCTCTTCAAGAGATTGGCTGCACACCAAGGTGACAAGGGCTAGGGTTACCGTATGACTCCATGTAGAGTTTGGGTCAGTGTAATCCCTGTGTCAGCTGTGAGGAAGCTGTTTGGTGGATATCCACTTATCTGGACTCTGGCTGAGCCCGTCAGAACCGAGAACTAGAACCCAGAGCTCCAGAACTCCAGATtcactatttaattattttttaagattttgttttatttaacattttgttttcatacaTTATGTAAACCGATTAGTTCATTACATTGTACAAACAATGTTTACAGTACGTATTTGAAGCGTCAGCTTTGTTTAGAGAGAACTAGAAACAGAGCATTTGTAAAAGGGTTtcattggttcattcattttaaacaatcttTAATCGAAAGATGGCGACATAAACACAcaggtttgtatttatttaataataaaaaaaaaataacatccaagattttttttatacaaatattcCATTCACTGTACAGCTCCGTGAATTGGCAGAGAAGCACACAgtgtaaaggtgtgtgtgtgtcagctgtgctgtgctgaagcgATCTACCCCATTAACCTGAGGAATAATAATAAGGAAACAATAAATATGCCACAAGAGCAGCTGTGTTTGTCTGGTGCAATTCCCAATGTCTGATCTTTACATCTTTAACAGAGGTCACAGTGTGTTTGATTGACCGGTCAGGCTATAAGTGTGGTCTTCGTTTGTACTTAGCAATAacttttaattacagtacaaataGCTTTCTTTACTTTTCTACTTGTTTACCTGCCTGCctatctgcctgtgtatctgttataAGGAGTAGGACCTCCCCAGCTTCTTTTGACCCGGCTGCATGGTCTCCAGTAGCCTCCTCACCAGCTCCAACTTGCCGACCCGGATCATAGCTTTGGAGAGCTCGCTGACGTCCGTGGTGTGTGTCCGGCACAGCAGCTGCAGCTCCTGTTTCACCAGCTCAGGCCGATGCCTCTCCTCCGCTCTCTGCATGCACTCCTCCACCTCGGTGATGGCAGCCCCTGGGTCCAGCTTCCTCTGGATGAAGAGGGAGAGCAGGGTCTCTAGGAGACAGCGGAATCCTTCTGCGTGGGCGGAGCCTGGCTCCTCAAGCTCCATAGCCCTCCTGAAACACTCGGCTGCGTTCTGATCTTCCCCCTTCAGCAGCAGGCACTTCCCCCTCAGCAGCTGCAGCTCCGGTAAAGTGtcccccagctccagctccatggCCTTGGAAAAGGAAACCAGAGCGGTGTTGATAGCAGCCTCGTCCACCAGTAGGCGCTCTTGCATGGCGTCCACACCCATGTAGTAGTAGACCTGGCAGTAAGACAACAGTGAgataggggtagggttagggttaggttttgccATCTGTCCCTGTTTTTCCGTTAACATCCTGGTTTTGAGAAATTGTCCTGGGATTTCAATATGCTTCCCGAGACTATAAAAGATCCTATATCTTAATCTCATCCCGGATTTTAATGTTGTGCTTCCACATCCATGCAGTTTACTGCAGCAACACCACAATGCCAGCACCGTAAGAAGCACAAGTTATATAAATCAAGATACAATATTGTTGCAATAAACCAGCAATATTAATTagtatagtagtaatattatcaatgtttccTATTGGAGGAATAAGGCTCAAGGTGTCCTCTCTGTCCTCACCTGTCCAATGTCCATGTATGTCTTCAGACAGGGACAGGCCTGCAGAACATACTCCAGGTCTGTCTTTGCCTTGCTCAGATTCTGTCTGTCTGGAATCCCCGCGAGTCCCAGCTTGACTTGCTCCAGGTCCCTCACGTACGTTGTGATGTGGACCTTATGATAAAATGAGATATTCTGCATTAAATTCACTCAAACTGGTCTTTGACTTTAGATATAGGAGCAAAAATTGTAGAGATACGACACAAATAAAAGCACTCGGATGACTGCCATGCATGTGCTGTCTATATTTCCTTGTTTTACATTAAATCACATGGATAGAAAGACCACTTgcaattgtatttaattgtacttGTAGCAGAAAAAGACTAATCTGCatgtaacgggcagtgctgtgtgatgtactgcAGTCAAGGATTCTGTCCTGTTggagagatgagatgagatgaggtcaAAAGATCTAAAACCACGAATACAGACGTGCTGGGCTCTTTTGCATTCTGTTTAAGATATTTGCTTACAGTGTGTGGGGCTGCCAGTTCACTCTGTTTAAAGGCACAAGCTTTAAACTTTCGTACCCTTCTACCCAGGCTGTCTCACCTTGGCCCGAGTGCAGTACGCCTGCCAGTTGAGCTCAGGGTCAGGCAGGATATCCAGGGCCATGTTACAGATCCCAGTGGCCATGTCCATCTTCCCCAGGAACAGGAACACCTTGGCCAGCCGGTTCAGTATGAAAGGGGATTCTTTAGCCATCTCAATGGCCtgaaaataggggaaaacataATGGTCCATTTTGAGTTTATTAGAAAGAAACCCAAGCAGATCTACTACAGCACTTCTGGAAATTACAGCACAGGCTGAGGTGCATATTGTACATTGGACAGAGGTCCTGATGTGGTAGCAAAATGTCCTTTCAAGGTATGCTACCATGGTACTAAAATTGATTGccagtgtgtattggttcataaGAGTGGTGAGCCAAAATATGGGACTTCTTCCAACAACTCATACCATAGTACCTGCCTGAGTGCTTCCATTTCCCCTAAGAGCAGGGATATccaaagctggcccttccactcctggtctctgtgccaaccctgttctgaattgcttaattaaaccaattacaaAATAAGGTGCGGCAAATCAAAGTGACCCTGAGGTTGTCCCGTGGTTAACTTTTGTAAGGGGGTCATGCACACACCTTACAGTAGCAGTCCAGGGGGTCTGTCCCGGAGTACCCACAGTCATGGATCGCCATCGGAACCACTGGGAAGGTGTCCTGACGTTCCAGCATCAACCCAATATAGCACCAGGCAAGGGCTTAAGGGGTAAGTGGGCACATGTACATTAGAGCATGTATGTTTCAGACCATGAGTGTTTACTGCAAATACACATTCAATTGTAAGAGGCTGTTACTGTTCATGAATACGCTTCCTGACTGTGATTTTGCAGAGTTTAGTATATGCAGTAGATGGTAGTGTTTTTCTCTAACAAGCATTAGGACAGTCAGTAACAGGGTAAAGCCAGGGTTTTCCAATGCTTTGAAAGTAGTGTATATCCAGACACTTAACTGTAAATACAGAGTTATGGTGCTGATTAGGAATTTTTACTAAGTGTCAGCTCACATACAGTGTTCTTCTTCAGTACGGCTGACTGTGTTAACTACCTTTGTAATGTGGGTTGCTGGATTTCATGGCTTCATGCAGCAGCTTCACTGTCTTGCTGAAGGAGGTCATTCTCTTGTGTTCAGAATCCTCCTGGTCCTTCAGCATTCCATCCAGTCTGTGAGAGACAAGGGGCTTAGTGTGGGCCTGAGACACAAGAGAGGTGTATGTGGAGCTCAATCTGCATGCTGTCCTATACCAatattttattgtgctttacaatacaatacactacaatacaatacaatacaaatacatttttaaggaaCACAGCTAAGACTTCTATATTTTCCCAAAGAACATGTATTAAGCTTCCCTACCTTATATGCATTGTTGCCATTGTGAAATACCAGCTTCTTTTCTCTTCCAAGGGGATCTGAAGAATACCAGCATGGttattaatacataataaagtttaaaacCCCACATGCAGTAGACCAGAGCATTCAGGATCTTGACCACAAATCAATTTTgggtattaaatattttatgaagaTACACATAATGAGTACAATAAAGTTTGCCAGGGAGCCAAACTAACCTCTACCAACCCTCTCTATATTGGATATTGATTGGTTTGCTCAGGATACTCATAATACTGTGCAAGAGACTTACAACCAACCCTATCCATGCTATCTCAAAGTACTATCAAAGAATTCAACGgctgctttagaaaaaaaagcagactATTTTGTCTCTTTCCTGGTTGCAATAGATAAACTCCACTGTACTGCATAAATACAAGTGTAAACCATCATGACCACATGGTAACACATGGGTCATTTTCAATGAACTTTGCAAACGCTAAGAGTCAAGCTGCTCACCTCCTGGCCCCCATAAGCGATGGCCTTGTCATACAGTTTAACGGCTGTGCTCAGTTTATCCAGATGCTCCTGCTCGGTATTCAGACCCACATCGTAAGCATGGGCGTAGGCCTGCTCTGCCAGACAGCGGGCCGCCTGAAGCCTGGGTTCCACCTCGCCGGCCTCGGCAGCTCCCATCCCCATCAGACCAAACAACTTCTCCACAGTCTCCGCCCCCTCCGGCTCTTTCTTCAGCTTGTCGTACACGTAGCCCAGGTTGGCCCAGGCGTTGAGATTCCTGGGGTCCTCCTTGCAGATGTTCAGGAACGTCTCCTCGGCCAGGCTCAGCTCCTCCAGGTGGAAGGCAAAGAGCCCCAGCAGGTTCCTCACTGCGAACTGCTGAGAACCAGTCTCCGACTCCAGCTCAGAGCGCAGGCTGTCCCTCTTCAGCACCATGTCTCTCCTCCTGATCTTGGCCGGGGTGAGAGACTCGCAGTTCAGGTTGAGCTCCAGGTGGAAGTGTCCGGGAATGTAGTCCATCTCATCGATGAGGGTCTCGATGGCTGTGTCTGCGCTGCTTTCCTCCATGTTCTATATACTGAAGCACAGGCAGGGTGTTTGCTCTCTCCTGCACTTCTGTCTGCTTGCATAATTTGTAGGTGGATGTGGATTTGTACCTGAAATTCTGGTTTATTGGCAATGGGAGTTGCTGAACTTGAATGGGAGCGGCTTGAGACGCATGTTTCTTTATTGCTTAATATGACTTCATTTTTTCATAAACCAGTGCACACAAATGCAGAAGGCTCACATAATCACCGAACATGTGGCACACAAATGCAGAAGGCTCCGAgtgtatatatatcaatatatatatatatatatatattatataatacatatatataatatatatatatatatatatatatatatatatataaattttgacactgggttgtttttttctttcttttttctcgttgttttttttaagctttgcaGTAGCAGTTGGATATTTTTCTAAGATACCTTTTTGAATTGACAGGCAGTAGTGATACAATACATTGCAATGCGTCGGGTTNNNNNNNNNNNNNNNNNNNNNNNNNNNNNNNNNNNNNNNNNNNNNNNNNNNNNNNNNNNNNNNNNNNNNNNNNNNNNNNNNNNNNNNNNNNNNNNNNNNNNNNNNNNNNNNNNNNNNNNNNNNNNNNNNNNNNNNNNNNNNNNNNNNNNNNNNNNNNNNNNNNNNNNNNNNNNNNNNNNNNNNNNNNNNNNNNNNNNNNNNNNNNNNNNNNNNNNNNNNNNNNNNNNNNNNNNNNNNNNNNNNNNNNNNNNNNNNNNNNNNNNNNNNNNNNNNNNNNNNNNNNNNNNNNNNNNNNNNNNNNNNNNNNNNNNNNNNNNNNNNNNNNNNNNNNNNNNNNNNNNNNNNNNNNNNNNNNNNNNNNNNNNNNNNNNNNNNNNNNNNNNNNNNNNNNNNNNNNNNNNNNNNNNNNNNNNNNNNNNNNNNNNNNNNNNNNNNNNNNNNNNNNNNNNNNNNNNNNNNNNNNNNNNNNNNNNNNNNNNNNNNNNNNNNNNNNNNNNNNNGCACCAAAATACAATCAGGAAAGAGCCTCTCTCCCCATTTCTTACTGTTTATCCAATGCGTACGTCTGTctgctattttaatatttaaagatgTGCCACACAACCATGTTCACCTTTATCCCGAAATGTAATTCCAAGTTCAGCCTTTTGCACACCCTCTGACGGGAGGAGGCAGACACCCACGTAGGTCCCGTAATAACCTGGCACAGGTGTTTGTTCCAAACCTATCCCTGTGGGAATGAAGTGGCTCAAATCAGCCCCTATGCCACTCTGTGGGGCAAAACAACCTGAAACTGCTTCTGTCTAGATCAGAAGCAGGTTTTATAAAGGAGAAATCATTATGAGAAACATTGGCACTGCTGTGTTTTACATCTATTTCCAAACTGTTTGAGGAGAGGCTAGAATTGCTATGCCTCTCCTGCAAAGTAAAAGTGTTTTGCTGTATCaagtttagggaaaaaaaaaaaaaaaaatgttctcctttCAACGACTTaacataatgaaaaaagaaaattcatgAATGAGAGGATATTTGACCCGTCTAAGCTTGACTGCGTACAAAACAAGTTAATGCAGGGGTGACCAAAGTTGGCCTTTccgctcctggtctttgttccaaccccgttctaaattatttatctgaatcaattaaacctccatccagaccctgaatataattttacctgttaaacctgaagTGGGATGGCCCTCCAGGAACGTGATTGGACAACCCTTGTCTTAATGTCATGCCTAGCTTAAACATGCCTTTTCCTGTGCCCCTGAGTGCAGCAGTTGATCCCATCAGAACTGTCTTGGTGTTAGGAAAAAGTGACAGCTCAGCATTCCAGTTCCTGTTTGGCAATAAATATGAACAGGTGCACCAGCCAATCGTGTGATTAATGAAAGTGGATTGAGACCTGCTGGGTGTGGCAGGAAAACAGAGACATGAAAGAAAATACCAGAAAATAAAGGGGGGAAAAAATCTGACCCAGCTGTGTTTGCTTATGTACTTTGTATATTCTAGGGGGtcccacacacaccccaccccagACCGTGTCAACACCATACACCAAACCCGAGACCCCGTCCACACCATACACCCCACACCTGAGACACCGTCCACCCCACCCCAGACCCCATCCACCCCATACACACCACCCAAAACCCCGTCCACCTCATACACCCCACCCCAGACCCCGTCCACACCATACACCACACCACATCCCCGAGACCCCATACATAACATACACCCCACCGAAGACCCCGTCCACACCATACACCCCACCCCCGAGACCCTGTCCACCCCATACACCCCACCCCAGACACCACACCACACCCCCGAGACCCCATACACAACATACACCACACCGAAGACCCCATCCACACCATACACCCCACTCCAGACTCCGTCCACACCATACACCCCACCCCCGAAACCCCATCACCCCACCCCAGACCCCGGTCCACACCATACAACCTACCCCATACTCCCATCCACACCATACACGCTACCACCGACCCcatccacacacaccacaccagtGTGAACATAAAATATTGGTTGCAGAGTTCTGTTTCTGTAGATCCTGTTCAGGAATTGATTCAGGAGGTAAAACTGAACCGAGTTACATATTTCAAATTCTTTTAAGCACTCAATGTGTTTTGAATCTCATTTtctaatattaacattttttttttccctttaaaaaaacaggagtAATTTAAATACTGGAGGAAACTCTTTGAGAATAAGCACTAAGGCTCTAACTGTCTCATAGCATGACAGTGCTGTGGAATCTGGTGGATAAGTGCTGACTGCTGCCTCAATGGCTGCTATGACAATGAAGGCAGCATTGACTGAAGCCCCTCCTGCTCCCAGCAGGTGTCACCACTGAGAAGTCAGGTTTAGGGGGCCTTGTTGAGAATGCAAAATTGAATCCTTTCTCAGCTGTTTTTTGACTTCCAGAGTAGTCACCCTATTAAATagaactactactactactaataataataataataataataataataataataataataggacatCAGAACATCTTCACCATGATTTGGACAACTTCACTCATTTAATAATGAAAGATGATATATTTTACAAAGTAATACTAAAACACAAGCCTCATGACCATCTAGACTAATGAAAAGGTCACTGTAAAATCACACTAACATGAGAGGCTTCAAAAACAAAGCTTAAAAGTCCACATGAGTTTTGTATTGTGAGGTGAGATTAGTCTGCAGGTCCTACCCTGGATTCTGCTTGCTTCCTGCTCATAAACCTTCATAGAAAGTTGGTACAACATGAAGCAAGAGATAGGACCTGTTTTAGTTGGTAAAATGTGTTGGtaaaaaaacatgtgaatcaAATAAGACCATCCTTCCAGTTGATTATTTATACAATTCAAACAGGGATCTCAGATTAACTGCAGATTATCTAACTGTAGATTGTCAACTGCAAAGTTGCAAGATACTTCTTACATTTTCAGTAAATGGATACAAAACGTTGGTTCAATTTGAGAAAAAGGGGTTGAAATCAGGATGAAATAACAGTCATCTACAATTCTCCTGCATAATGAGGCTCAAGTCACAAAAACTTATTTATCTCTTCCAGAATGCAGGAAAAGATTCATTCTGGTTCTATTAACACATCATCAACTACCTGGATATTACCAGAAAAAATACTGTTTCACATCTGCGCTGTTAATTACTTAGAATTATAATTTACCAAAATCGTATCCCTTCAAAAGTAAGCTGAACTGGGTCCTTGGATTTGAGAATTGTCTGGCAATGTACAGGCtacagcaaatataaaaacagctaCTGTGTTTTAGGAACAAACAAACTCCATCTAGTTACTTTGTTTAAAACCATATAACCAATCTGAAAAAGAAATAAGTAGCTGCACTGCAGGGGTAGACACAACAGAAGCTACTACAGTATGGCTGGCTTATGTAAAGGTATGTGCAATGGGGAAAAGGGGGTAACTGGGTCAAACACAGCCCTGGCTGGCAGTGACGGAAAGGAATTTCTATCCGGTACCTTTATTCAGAGACAGGAGAGTTGTGCTGGTCTCATAGTTTAGTTTCCTGTAGACATGTATCCACACCACCACATTGCTGATGGTTGGCATATTTAGTCAGCAGACACAGTATCTCGTGTTTCTCAAGCCTCAATGCTTATAAACCACTGGCTAattttacagaattaaaaaatgagGAAACTTTTCCCAAAATGATATCAGAACTATGGTCTGACCTGTCAAGGATGTTGCATTTAATAACATGCATGCACTCTACCAGGAATATTAAGAATACCTGAAAACCAACAGGCAACCACACTGACAGTATAACAACCAGTAAACAGAAAACATGCACAATGCTGCCAGAGAAAATTAGTAAAGTAAAAACTGAtcaaatctacagctatggccaaaagttttgcatcaccttatagaattaatgAGTTTTGCTTcctgaagtcgaatgaaacctgctgaataatgttacattaacatattgaattacatagtgctttgtagttttcaatatacttaatgcaaaactgacaaaactgtggcatttcaaaatctaacaagaAACACTATATTACTATtttggcttccagtagacttttgtgatataatgttgtagtttctttaattacatgatgttaaataaaatacctaaattatgtttatacagatttttttttggtaaatgatgtctcaatcctaaaattccaggtgatacaaaacttttggccacagctgtacattagtAACGTGgagtgttagtttgtttttctacACCATATGTTTACACAGTGGTAATTCATGTCAGTGTAGACACTAATGCCTggttaatggttttatttttgctgaaatTGCAAATCTAGAAGCAATAGCTGTGGCTCAGTGACTGCCAAATTTCACAAAGCTGTGAGTTTGGAGATAAGCCCATAGACAATTCTTAGAATAACTGAAATTACTGAACTGCAAACATATCAGGGAAACCAGAATGA
This Polyodon spathula isolate WHYD16114869_AA chromosome 27, ASM1765450v1, whole genome shotgun sequence DNA region includes the following protein-coding sequences:
- the ttc22 gene encoding tetratricopeptide repeat protein 22, with the translated sequence MEESSADTAIETLIDEMDYIPGHFHLELNLNCESLTPAKIRRRDMVLKRDSLRSELESETGSQQFAVRNLLGLFAFHLEELSLAEETFLNICKEDPRNLNAWANLGYVYDKLKKEPEGAETVEKLFGLMGMGAAEAGEVEPRLQAARCLAEQAYAHAYDVGLNTEQEHLDKLSTAVKLYDKAIAYGGQEIPLEEKRSWYFTMATMHIRLDGMLKDQEDSEHKRMTSFSKTVKLLHEAMKSSNPHYKALAWCYIGLMLERQDTFPVVPMAIHDCGYSGTDPLDCYCKAIEMAKESPFILNRLAKVFLFLGKMDMATGICNMALDILPDPELNWQAYCTRAKVHITTYVRDLEQVKLGLAGIPDRQNLSKAKTDLEYVLQACPCLKTYMDIGQVYYYMGVDAMQERLLVDEAAINTALVSFSKAMELELGDTLPELQLLRGKCLLLKGEDQNAAECFRRAMELEEPGSAHAEGFRCLLETLLSLFIQRKLDPGAAITEVEECMQRAEERHRPELVKQELQLLCRTHTTDVSELSKAMIRVGKLELVRRLLETMQPGQKKLGRSYSL